A region from the Dendropsophus ebraccatus isolate aDenEbr1 chromosome 1, aDenEbr1.pat, whole genome shotgun sequence genome encodes:
- the CIMAP1B gene encoding ciliary microtubule associated protein 1B, translating into MTTEVQIGPWRPHRPRGPIAALYSSPGPKYALPGNTGFVQHDPCKYRAPAFSFGSRRFKFVDDCSPGPGYLVPANITMRGKDGTPAYSLYGRPRDLNAFRTPGPGRYSPERAGKSAYRSAPIYSLGARTKTFSNDQTPGPAAYSLPSVLGPKIVDKSSAPNYSMTGRSKIGSFHEDLQRTPGPGTYRVVEPITYKYKPPQYSMTGRNSLPGDTTQKPGPGAYSPEKVVLSKHQAPNFSFGIRHSEYVAPLIVDVLD; encoded by the exons ATGACTACTGAGGTGCAGATTGGCCCTTGGAGACCCCACAGGCCACGGGGACCGATTGCAGCTTTATATAGCAGCCCTGGACCTAAATATGCCTTGCCAGGAAATACAG GTTTTGTACAGCATGATCCATGTAAATATCGAGCCCCTGCATTCAGCTTTGGTAGTCGCCGATTCAAGTTTGTCGATGACTGCTCTCCAGGACCTGGGTACTTGGTACCAGCTAACATCACCATGAGGGGAAAAGATGGCACACCTGCATATTCTCTTTATGGCAGGCCAAGGGACCTAAATGCTTTTAGGACACCAGGACCAG GGAGGTACTCTCCTGAGCGTGCTGGCAAGTCTGCCTATCGATCAGCTCCAATATATTCCTTAGGGGCAAGAACAAAGACATTCAGCAATGACCAAACTCCAG GGCCAGCGGCATACTCGCTTCCATCAGTGCTAGGACCAAAAATTGTCGATAAGTCGTCAGCACCAAACTACTCAATGACTGGAAGGAGCAAAATCGGAAGCTTCCATGAAGATCTACAAAGA ACACCAGGTCCTGGAACATATCGAGTTGTTGAGCCAATAACATATAAATATAAGCCCCCCCAATACAGCATGACCGGTAGAAACTCGCTGCCTGGAGATACCACACAAAAGCCAGGACCAGGGGCCTACAGTCCGGAAAAG GTTGTTCTGTCAAAACATCAGGCACCTAATTTTTCTTTTGGAATCAGACACTCAGAATATGTCGCTCCCTTGATTGTGGATGTACTAGATTAA